In Fibrobacter sp. UWP2, the genomic window AGGTGGCCATGCCCACGTAAGCGCTGAAGCGCCAAGTGGTCAAAGGTCGCCCCACGACTCGTCAGTACGAGTCGCTTGCGGCTCACAGCCCCATGAGGTAAACCTCGTGGGGGGCTTTTTTTATACCCGCTTGTCACTTTGCTCGCACGTGCTGTTGCCCTCGCTGTCGATTACGACCACCTGGGAACGGCTATAGCGGGGCGAACTTTTGGCATAGGAACATTGCTAACTGTAGTTCCCTTTACCTTCGGATTGGGAGTTTCCGATATTTTTGGCTCGTCAGAGCAAAGGGAAATGGGCAAACGCTATATGGAAAAGGCTGAACGGTACAAAATTGGCATCGCGCCGGCGATAAACCTGCGTGAACCCGACGGCGGCCTGCTGTTGCATGTCGGTTTTTAGGCGAATGTCTAGCCTCCAAATACTTTCGCCGCGTACTCATTCCTGCACAAAATTGCTATTCTTCTTTTTATGAAACCGACCATTTCCTTTGTGCTGCAGCTTTCGCCCTCCACGGCTTACGAGAATCTCGATGCGGTCGCACGCAACGTGCTCGACGGCATTGACGTGCTGCTGAACTCTGGAAATGTCAAGTGCTCTGTGTACATGGACGGCCCTACCATCGAGGCGCTGCGCAAGGTGGCGAAGCCTTTGATGTTTGGCAAAATCAAGAGCGGCATTCGCGAAGGCGTGCTCGAATTTTTGGGCGGCGGCTTTTACGACCCCATGCTCTCGTTTTTCCCCGAAGAACTGCAGTCCATGCAGTTGAACACGCACAAGAGCCTGCTCAACAAGTGTTTTGACGTGGAGCCGCAGGGCTTCTACAATTCCTCCCTGGTGTGGGAGATGGGGATGACCGCGGTTCTTGAACGGGCTGGATTTGACTACGCCCTGGTGAGCGAGGCCGCCATCCAAGACGCGCTGGGGCGTTCGACGCCCGTTTCGGGATGGTTCACCATCGAGGATAAGGCCTCCTTTGTGCGAATTGTCCCTGTGGCCGACACGCTCTCCAAGGCGATAGAGAATGACGACCTGAACTGGATGCACATTGCGGAACCGTATTGCCGTGGCGGCCGTTCGGCGGTTGTGCTTTTGAACTTGCCGCCCGACCCGAGCGAGATTGTACACTTCTTTGAACGTCTGGTGGACTTTGTCGAGACGAACGACGTGCAGACTTGGCCCGTGGGCTACGCGGTGAACCAGCTGAACTCCGAGGGTTCACTCAGCTACTTGATCTCGGCGGGGCATAAGCTGGGCCTCCCTTCGACGGCGCGCAGCTGCCGTGAGATGCTGATTCGCAGACCCGAGATCAACCTGCTGCAAAAATCGTTCTTGAGTCTGTACCGCCGCGCCAAGGTGGCGCTGGAACCCAAGAAGTTCAACGCCTTTTGCGAAAAACTGATGCCGGTGATGTCACCGATATTCTTTAGGGATCTGTGCAACAACGAGGGCATGCAGAGTTTGAACGTGCGCCAGTGGGCGTACCGTTACCTGGTCACGGCGGCCAAAGAACTGGACCGCCTTACCGACTTTGCGGGTTTCCGCTTTGATGTGTGCGACTTTTTGCTGCTCGGGCGCAAGGTGATTGTGCTCGAGAACCGCGATTTCTCGTGTCTGCTCGATTTTTATGCGGGCGGAATTTTGCGTTCCCTGTACTTTAAGCCGACTCCTCTCAACTTGCTCAACGCCTGGCGTGACGACGGTGAACCCACCGTGGCGTTCCTCGATTGCCTTTTGCCCAATGCTGACATGGGCGCGACCAAGATTGAGCAGTACTTGGCGGGCCGCGAGAACATGCTGGCCGAACCCTTCGATTACCAGATCAAGCGGGGCGACTCGGGTGCGGGCGTGGAACTTTTGGAAGAGCAGGGCTTTACCCTGGGCGAGAAGAAGGGTGTATTCCATGTTAAAAAGTCCTTTGAGTTCGACAGCTCCGAGGCGGCCATTAGCGCGAACTACAAGGTGATGAATTCCACCTATGTGGAATCCAAGTGCTATTTTGGGACGCTCTTTGAATTCGGCGTGCTCGAGAACAGCAACGGTATTGGCATTACGATTGACGGCGAAGCGGTCAAGTGGGACAAGAAGGCCCCGTTCGTTTACCCCGAGGCGACGACCCTCGCCATTAAGGACTATGCGCTGGGTTGTACCATCCACATGAAATTCGACAAGCCGGCGTCGCTCTTTATTGGCTCCATGTTCGGGGCTACGGCGTCGGCGGCTCCAGAGGTTTTCCAAGGTATTTGCGTGTACCCCTTCTGGCGCACGGCCTTGAAAGTGACCGAGGAACTTGAATTTAAGGTTAATTTGTCTGTAATAAAAAAGTGATGACCGATGAGTGCAGATTTGATTAACATCCAGGTGGAAGATTTTGGCAACGATGTCGAGATAACCCTCTCGGGTTCGCTTGGCGTTTTCCAGTTGCCCGCCGTCCGCGAAAAAATAGAGATGCTCACCGACGGCCCGGGCGTGTTTTTCTTTTTGAATGTGGAGCGCGCCCGCTTTAAGACCAACGAGTACCTGGATTTGTTCCTTGAGGTGCTGGACCGCGTGAAGGCGAAGAACTCGTCGCTCATTTTGGTTTTTAGCAACGAAGAGCAAAAGGAGTACTTTAGCAAGTACAAGAACATTTTCGAGATTTACGAGAGCCGTTCCGCTTACAAGGAATCCGGGCTCATGAAGCAGTTGAGCCAGGTGGGCGTTCACTACGGCAAAAAGACGGGACTCCGCTTGAGCCCGGCGGTCGCCATCGCGGTGATCGTGATGATTGTGGGCTGCGCCATTTCGCTCTTTATGATTATTGCGGCGCAAGGGCGCGACATTGCCGACAAGCAGGCGCAAATCATCGCGCTGCAAAGTCAAAAGGATCGCTACATTCGCGAAATCGATAAATTGGAATCGTCGATTGGCCCCTTGCGCAAGCTGGGCGTGGTGCAAGACACTTCGATGCTGAGTTCCTTTGGCGTCATTCAAGATTGGGTATCGTACTTGGAGTACCTGGAGAATACCCGTCGTGAAAAATAACCTGCAAATTTCCTCCTGGTTGACCATTGCTGTTTTTGCTGCGTTGACGCTTGCGATTGCGGCTTTTGTCGGCTATTGGCACATGCGCAACGGGGAACTGGGCGAACTCGCCAAGCAGGAGGCAGAACTCCGCGGGGACTTGGAGCAGCTGGACACCTGGGGCAAGTGGACCATCGATTACGTGAAAATAGACAAGGTGGTGGATCACCTCTCCAAGAACAGGTTGGATTCCGAGGCGCGCCGCAAACTCACCGAGCAGATTTGGCAAATTTCACGGTCGTATTCGCTGGACCCGCTCTTGATTTTGGCGGTGGTGGCGCAAGAGAGCCACGGCAATCCCAATGCGCGCGGCCGCATGAAGTCGGGCAAGGCGTCGGGAGCTTTGGGGCTTATGCAGATCAAGCTCGAGACTGCGCAAAAGATGGCGCAGCACTTTGGGCTCCGCGTCAACACCTCGGAGGACTTGCTCAAGCCCGAGATCAACGTGACCGTGGGGACTGCTTACCTGATTCGCCTCATTGGCAAGTACGGCAGCTGGAAGGACGCCTTGATCGCCTACAACCTGGGGCATTCGGCCGTCGACAGGATGCTCGAAAAGGGGCAAGCCTTGCCGACGCGTTACTATGAGCGCGTAATTTCAAAGTATTGGGATTTGGCGCACCTTTCTTTTTTGTAAATTTAGGTTGATGATTAGGAGTCTTCTTCCATTTTTGCTGGTCGCTTTGGCGTATGCGGGCGAGGTCCGCTACGACTGTGCGCATTTTGTGGAAGCGGGCTTGAACAATGACCCCGTTTTGGCGGAAACACGCTACGGGACTGACGCCAAAAAGAACAAGATCCGCGCTTTGAAGGCGGAGGCGATTTTGCCCACGTTCAATGTTTCGATGATGGTGGGGCCCGCCCCGGGCCTTCGCGACGAAATCGACAGCGAGGGCGACACGATGAGCGTCTACGACTTTTCGAAGATGGGCCCGTTTTGGGGTGTGCAGGCGAAGTTTGTGCAACCGCTGAACCTGGGGCAGTACCGCGCGGGCAAAAAGGCTTTGGAGGCGGACCTTCAGCAAAAGACTTACTCCATTGAGAACCAAGTCCACAAGAAGGACGTGGAGCTCCAGACGTACTACTACAATTACTTGCTCGCCAAGGAGATGCAAAAGCTCGCCGCCGCCGCCAAGGAGCAGGTCGACAAGGCCTACGACCAAATGGAGGAGGCGCTGGACGACGACGACCCCAACGTGAGCCAGATGGACTTTTTGAACCTGAAGGCGAAAATGCACACGGTCAAGGAGGGCGTCACCGAGGCTGACCTTGGCATGAAACGAGTGCAACTCGCCATCCGCTTTTCGCTGGGCTTGGACGACGGCGACGTGTTTGTCGCCGAGGACACTGTTTTGCAGCCGCGGCCGGAACCGCTCCCGCTTTTGGACGAGGTGCGCAACCTGACTCTGCAGAACCACCCCGAACTCAAGCAGCTGCAGGCTGGGCTTTTGGCGCGCCGCACGCAAATGGACCTTGCCGAGGCGAAGCTTGCGCCCGAGTTCTTTATTATGGGCGAGTTCGAGTACGTAAAGAGCTGGGCGGGCAACCGCAGCGTGATGCAGAAGGACGCCTTTGCCGAGGACGCCGTGAACAAGCTGGACGGCCTGATTGGCATTGGGCTCCGCTACCGCCTGAACTTTTGGAAGTACTGGGAAGATTTCCGCAGCGCCCGCACCGAGTATCGCGGGCTGCAGCTCAAGGACAAGTACGCCGCCGACGGCTTGATTGCCAAGGCCGAGGAACAATACTACCAGGTGGAGGCGGCGCGGGAGAAAATGGATGCCCTCAAGGAGAGCCTACGGGCTTCGGAAGCCATTTTGAAGGGTGCCGCCATGCAGTACGATTTGGACAAGTCCAAGACGGGGGCGCTGGTCTCGGCGTACACCCAGAACGTGACCCTGCAAAAGGATTATTACTTTGCCGTGTGCAACTACAACGTCCAGTTTGCAGAACTGATCGCCAAGATGGGAATGTCGCTGGCCGAGTTCCAATCCAAGTATGTAAAATAGGGAGAGTGCTATGCTTAAGAAGTTAATGATTGCTGTTGCCTGCGCGTCTTTGGTCGCCTTTGCCGCAGATGACCCTGTGGCCGCTATCAAAAAGAAGGACGCGGAACTGCAGGCGCTCATCAAGAAGTCGAGCCGCAACGCCAAGGAGACGGAGCGCGTGAAGTCGCTTTTGAACGATTCGTTCGACTTTGAACTGCTTGCGAAAAAGTCCCTCTCGTCTAGCGATTGGAAAGCCCAGGACGAGGCCTCGCAAAAGAAGTTCGTTGCCGAATTCCAGCGCATGGTGCGCAATTCCAGCGCCAAGCGCCTGGAACTCTACCGCGCCGATTCCACTGTTTACGAACCCGCCAAAATGAAGGGCGCCGACGAGGCCCGCGTGGTGGCGCACCTGTGGTACAAGGGCAAGGAGTCGGTGCTCGAATACAAGATGAGTGTGGTGAACGGCAACTGGAAGGCTTGGGACCTGGTGATTGACGACCTCTCGACGGCTCGCAATTACAAGGACCAGTTCGGCCAGATCCTCAAGACCAAGAGCTTTGCCGAACTCATCGACATCATTAGCAAAAAGGCTGACGAAGCCGAGAAGTAGATGGGTGGCGTCCTTTTTTGGCTGCTGGTCGTCGTCTGCGTTTTAGCGCTGGTGGTACTCTTTTTCCCCGTCCCGTTCAGGCTGGACTTTGAAGCGGGGGAGAAGGGCGCGCTGGCGCGTTTGTTTTTGTACAAAAAACTTTTGTGGACCGGCGAAAAGAAGTGGAAAAAGGAAGAGCCTGCCAAGGACGAGAAAAAAGAAGACTCCGTCAAGGATGTGAAAAAAGATGCGGACGCCGACGTGGACGACGATGACGACGTTGACGAGGCGTACATGCCGACGTATGTGGCCACAAAGCCGGTAGACTCTAACGGGAGGCAGCCCAAGGCCGGGACCTCAAAAAAACAAGAGCCCGTCAAAAAACAAGAGCCTACCGAACCCGCTAAGGAGAGCGCGCCGGAACCTGTGAAGAATGCACCGGATTCCGAGAAAAAAGCGCCGGAGCCCGCCTCTGCAAAAGAATCTGCGCCTGGGAAAAAGGAAAAGCGCAAGCTGACGGACGAGGAATTCTGGACTAT contains:
- a CDS encoding DUF1926 domain-containing protein translates to MKPTISFVLQLSPSTAYENLDAVARNVLDGIDVLLNSGNVKCSVYMDGPTIEALRKVAKPLMFGKIKSGIREGVLEFLGGGFYDPMLSFFPEELQSMQLNTHKSLLNKCFDVEPQGFYNSSLVWEMGMTAVLERAGFDYALVSEAAIQDALGRSTPVSGWFTIEDKASFVRIVPVADTLSKAIENDDLNWMHIAEPYCRGGRSAVVLLNLPPDPSEIVHFFERLVDFVETNDVQTWPVGYAVNQLNSEGSLSYLISAGHKLGLPSTARSCREMLIRRPEINLLQKSFLSLYRRAKVALEPKKFNAFCEKLMPVMSPIFFRDLCNNEGMQSLNVRQWAYRYLVTAAKELDRLTDFAGFRFDVCDFLLLGRKVIVLENRDFSCLLDFYAGGILRSLYFKPTPLNLLNAWRDDGEPTVAFLDCLLPNADMGATKIEQYLAGRENMLAEPFDYQIKRGDSGAGVELLEEQGFTLGEKKGVFHVKKSFEFDSSEAAISANYKVMNSTYVESKCYFGTLFEFGVLENSNGIGITIDGEAVKWDKKAPFVYPEATTLAIKDYALGCTIHMKFDKPASLFIGSMFGATASAAPEVFQGICVYPFWRTALKVTEELEFKVNLSVIKK
- a CDS encoding phospholipid-binding protein MlaC, which encodes MLKKLMIAVACASLVAFAADDPVAAIKKKDAELQALIKKSSRNAKETERVKSLLNDSFDFELLAKKSLSSSDWKAQDEASQKKFVAEFQRMVRNSSAKRLELYRADSTVYEPAKMKGADEARVVAHLWYKGKESVLEYKMSVVNGNWKAWDLVIDDLSTARNYKDQFGQILKTKSFAELIDIISKKADEAEK
- a CDS encoding lytic transglycosylase domain-containing protein, translated to MTIAVFAALTLAIAAFVGYWHMRNGELGELAKQEAELRGDLEQLDTWGKWTIDYVKIDKVVDHLSKNRLDSEARRKLTEQIWQISRSYSLDPLLILAVVAQESHGNPNARGRMKSGKASGALGLMQIKLETAQKMAQHFGLRVNTSEDLLKPEINVTVGTAYLIRLIGKYGSWKDALIAYNLGHSAVDRMLEKGQALPTRYYERVISKYWDLAHLSFL
- a CDS encoding TolC family protein; the protein is MIRSLLPFLLVALAYAGEVRYDCAHFVEAGLNNDPVLAETRYGTDAKKNKIRALKAEAILPTFNVSMMVGPAPGLRDEIDSEGDTMSVYDFSKMGPFWGVQAKFVQPLNLGQYRAGKKALEADLQQKTYSIENQVHKKDVELQTYYYNYLLAKEMQKLAAAAKEQVDKAYDQMEEALDDDDPNVSQMDFLNLKAKMHTVKEGVTEADLGMKRVQLAIRFSLGLDDGDVFVAEDTVLQPRPEPLPLLDEVRNLTLQNHPELKQLQAGLLARRTQMDLAEAKLAPEFFIMGEFEYVKSWAGNRSVMQKDAFAEDAVNKLDGLIGIGLRYRLNFWKYWEDFRSARTEYRGLQLKDKYAADGLIAKAEEQYYQVEAAREKMDALKESLRASEAILKGAAMQYDLDKSKTGALVSAYTQNVTLQKDYYFAVCNYNVQFAELIAKMGMSLAEFQSKYVK